One window from the genome of Lentibacillus daqui encodes:
- a CDS encoding TIGR04197 family type VII secretion effector, translating to MGEEVGIQLGEFRSKVEKLRSSVTSIESGIKTGRTFEKTNIKPFKNDLKNTIEAIELLQKYKTLLHSDIDTLENVGEKIEENDEKLAELSTANVTGAQPMV from the coding sequence ATGGGAGAAGAAGTTGGTATTCAATTAGGGGAATTCCGTTCAAAAGTTGAAAAATTAAGATCTTCGGTTACCAGTATTGAAAGTGGGATTAAAACAGGTCGTACATTTGAAAAAACAAATATTAAACCGTTTAAAAATGACTTAAAAAACACAATTGAAGCGATCGAACTGTTACAAAAATATAAAACACTTCTCCATTCAGATATTGATACATTGGAGAATGTTGGAGAAAAAATAGAAGAAAATGATGAAAAGCTGGCGGAATTATCCACCGCCAATGTAACCGGTGCGCAACCAATGGTATAA
- a CDS encoding amidohydrolase family protein, whose amino-acid sequence MNPDNPKDGWNPDEKIILVEALRDYTIGSAYGGFREHELGTLEKGKLADVIVLDRNLFAVPVEEIKEAKVELTVMDGEVVFQDSYSKV is encoded by the coding sequence GTGAATCCCGACAATCCAAAAGATGGCTGGAATCCGGATGAAAAGATCATCTTGGTAGAAGCATTACGTGATTACACCATTGGCTCAGCGTACGGAGGATTCCGGGAACATGAACTAGGTACATTGGAAAAAGGCAAACTTGCTGATGTGATTGTGCTTGACCGTAATCTGTTTGCTGTGCCAGTAGAAGAAATCAAAGAAGCAAAAGTAGAATTAACGGTGATGGATGGAGAGGTTGTGTTTCAGGATTCATATAGCAAGGTTTAG
- a CDS encoding YwqH-like family protein — protein MTIYQRFHRQFEDSWKGEKENKFEERYSEYKKSVKEYISKTEDAQEAIQDDIKRYESLKTSLTTGLHNLEITLDSLNSQIASAEKE, from the coding sequence ATTACAATCTACCAAAGGTTCCATCGACAGTTTGAAGACAGTTGGAAAGGAGAGAAGGAGAATAAATTTGAGGAGCGTTATAGTGAATACAAAAAAAGTGTGAAAGAGTATATTTCCAAGACGGAAGATGCCCAAGAGGCGATACAGGACGACATTAAACGGTATGAGTCACTAAAAACATCGCTTACAACCGGTTTGCATAACTTGGAAATTACACTTGACTCGCTGAATAGTCAGATTGCTAGTGCGGAAAAGGAGTGA
- a CDS encoding T7SS effector LXG polymorphic toxin translates to MGHKVDISEVIDFSDDLKTMSEDIQSSLDDVQESIDQINAMSTFSGKTAKEAKGYFNDLHKTILEAFNGLFTDLENNLKKHLDTFESNVDSSKLAIIQSNYLNDTAEDVNDDYQDLLDEHESIYDTISSVADISSATSPSLLKSL, encoded by the coding sequence ATGGGGCATAAGGTAGACATATCAGAGGTTATTGACTTCTCGGATGACTTGAAAACGATGTCCGAGGATATTCAATCAAGCCTAGATGATGTGCAAGAAAGTATCGATCAGATTAATGCAATGAGTACTTTCTCGGGAAAGACAGCAAAAGAAGCAAAGGGTTATTTTAACGACCTACATAAAACCATTCTGGAAGCCTTTAATGGTTTATTTACAGATCTGGAAAATAATTTAAAGAAGCACTTAGATACATTTGAATCAAATGTCGATTCTAGTAAGTTAGCAATTATTCAGAGTAACTATTTAAATGATACAGCAGAAGATGTAAACGATGATTACCAAGATTTACTTGATGAACACGAGTCCATATACGATACTATTAGCAGTGTAGCGGATATTAGTAGCGCAACTTCCCCTTCCTTATTGAAGTCGCTATGA